A region of the Scatophagus argus isolate fScaArg1 chromosome 14, fScaArg1.pri, whole genome shotgun sequence genome:
TGCTCCAGGCCCAGTCGCCGCTCCTCAATGAAAGACTCTTCAAAAAGTCCCTCATCTCCACGGAATGGCAGCTGTCTCTTCAGGGCTTTGCCTGGCAGAGATGGTACTACAATCTAAAGGTGTCAGGGGTCAACACAAGCAATaggaaagatgaaaaatgtgaaatccAAAATccacagctgctgtgctgtaaaaTACAGACATTTACATGAACAGATCTGAGCTCCAGCCAAGTAATACAATTAAAATGACAGTGCAGAGTCATGTAAACGGAACTATCACAGTTAATGGGGAGGACACcacaaaacatgcatttttatttactatATCAAGACAAAACGGCAAAAACCTAGTGTCATCTTACTGCTTACTCTATGAAGATCTCCTGTAACACCAACAACGCCACTTATCACATCATTGTAATTATTAGTTTGCATGCACCAGCCTACTTAAATTATTATCCTGAAGCATACAATTATGGCTCACTCACCTTACTGTCTCTTTCCAGCTCATTCTTTAACCATTCAAAGTCACTGTATCTTCTTCTCACACAGGAATCCTTCAGTTTGAAGATGGGAAGGTTTGtctgcaaagaaaagaagaaggaaaagaaaaaacaaaaacaaccacctATTTAGATGTAATCATTTGCACCCAGCTACTGCTGGATAGTACGAGGAAAGTCTGTTGAGCAATTAACAACTGCTATGACTGAGCGCTTAAGAAGTTGTGGAATTACTTTAAGAGACAAAGGTGttatgtaacaaaaacaaatatatctTACCGGTCTATTTTCACTTAAGTGTTGGTATGAAAGCAAACAATTAGGTGAAGAAACTAGTTTGAGGCGAGAATGCGGTTCTTTCTTTCTATGTAAGCCTCTTCAGTTGTATGATTAATCGTTTAGTTTACAGGATGTCAgcaaatagtaaaaaaaaattgtaaactGCCAGAGCCCAGTGTGTCACCTTTAGGCAGTCCACAGCCCAAATACAGCGATTTCAATCCTGTTTCACAGAACACTGTAAAGTTTGCCAATTGATTAAAAATAGGGAGATCTCGTATACATCTGATATGTGTTTCATTCATTAAGTATCTCCATGTTTCAGTGGAGAATGAAACCCGTTTTATGACTTTCCCATAAttcactgctgctgacagcCTGTATACAGTGGGTGGGATTTGCATTTACCTGGATATGCATTTAACAAAAACTCTTCAGTTATTTCCACAAATGaccctaaataaataaataagcacacAAGAAAGTGAGCTGAAAAGACAGCACTTTGTTAATGTCATGACGGGCAAATTCCTAGGAATCACCACAGAAATGCGGATCTGCTGAGGTTAGTAGAAGTTGTGATTACGCAACTGTTGGCGTAAGCTTCCTGAAAATGTTGTCCTTAAACTTAGCTGTTAGCGATTTTTTTTAAGAACTCAAACGAGTTCAATGTTAACTGACAGTCTACAGAACGAAGGGGTTAAACGTAATAACATTACTCCTGACATTTCTCCTGTTTCCACACAACCAACAACAGCAGTCCCCATTCAACTGCGAAGCGTTAGCTTAAATATCAAGCAACAAGGTTGCTCGTTTATTTTATGTTAGTTCAGGCTGTCAACAAACGCACTTTGTGTTAACACATCCCAACAGGAAAACATTGTAACTGGTCGTTACTTTTTAGACAGGCAAAGTATAAGTTAAGTCATGCAGAGGTCAGCATCGATGTGTCTGGACTCCTTAATGTCCATGCTGTCgtaacattttattcagttcCACTGGATTAAATGCGAATTAGCTAGCTACATAACAGTTAGCTTGGTTAAAAGGCATTTAACTGTAACGTTAACTCCACACGAAAGACGTGACTTTAAAGTGTAAATATGCTTTCACCAAGTACGGCGGAAGATGTCAGTATATACAAAAAATTTCTAACTAGCTTACATGCCAACCTTGTTCACTAACTATATCAAGCAACATCTGACAAAAAGCCCGTGTTGGGCCGCTGACAATCCCCGGTCCTTGATTTTTACCGTCGCGCCATCTTGAACTATTCCAAACGCCTAACGTCAACGTCACAGACCGGTCCCCGTGTTGACTAGACGCAGCGGCTAAACATGCTAGCTGGATAGCAACAACACTGTAATTATCAGTTAGCTTAGCAAATATAAGCTAATACTGCAACATTGTGTTTTGGCATGGATTTCGAGCACCTACCCGCATACGAACTTCGTAAGTTGTGTAACGGTTCCGTCCAACACCAACGATTTGTGGATCATAAACGTCTATTTCCAGAAAATTGCTGGGGGGGCCGTAAGCATCAGTCAGGTCCTGGGGCTTAGAATTCAACCGGCGAGTGTCGGCCACCTCTGACATTTTGTCGGGTTGTAATTTTTTGGACGACCAACGGCGAATTAGCGTCGAACCAACTAAATGCACCTTAAAATCTTAAAACTCATCTGAAGACATCAACTGACTGCGATAGCTGAGCGGTTCAGCTAAGGAAGTAGCTGACTTGAATCTTTCTGGTCTTGCGGGGGCCAGCCGCCCTGCGCCCTACCCTTCTTGAATCTGGAAAATGCGTTGACTCAGTTCCGTAGTGTGCGTGGGACACACTGTACTCCCTCTAATGGACAGTGAGGTAACTGGACCGGGCAGATTGAACTGGGTTACCCAAATATTAACCATTAAAGTTGTATAATTAATGTGAGAGAGATATTGACGTACATATACCCGTGTATTTATtgagcaaaaacacaacaaggatTACACAAAGCTGATTTGCGAGATGTTGgacagaagaaacaacaaaatggtgtacaaaaacaaaaacgtcaaaacaaaattttaaaaaagtatattCAAAGATATTAAGATGGgtattattattaaaacataGGAGTATACataacctgcacacacacaaaaaaagaaaaaatatgaggCTTGAATGTTTATAATGGTATCAATTAGGTCAGTCATCTAggcatgtaatgtaatgttgcGGCGTCACTTTCTAACGAGGCAACTTTTATTACAGGGATAATTAGTAGTCGATAAGTACTGACTTCactaatggaaaataaataattttcttatGTTTGTTGCAGTTATAAATGCTAGCGTATAACtgctaaaggaaaaaaatatagcAAGTTAAAAATGTCGAAATTTGGCTGATGatttattgtgatttattttttaaccattaATCATATTTATATCCATTAGTAAATTGCCTTTAACCATTAATGAATAGTTAAGTTACAGCTTATGAACCCCAAAACGTGCCTGTTAGGAAAGTGGTACCTAAATTGGTCATTTGAGTGGCTGAAGGAACAATGATTGCTGTCCTCTTGGCCAttataaattgtgttttttgtcagtaGTTTACACTAAATATCAACTGTCATacataaaatactttttatataatataaaatacttCATTACCAATAAGGTATTTGGCCCAGTTGGGATATTATCTCAGTGTCAGTTATCAATTGAACAATTGAATACAgaatattactacatgggctcaaGAACACTTCGAAAATGTAACGTGTAAACACAAAGGGAACATGTAAAACTGCTGCTGGTAAAcgcaaatgatcacattctgtttttatttataatagatagatactttatcgATCCCGTGGGAAATTCAATACATTTAACACAacgtcccaacttttttggaaagTTTAGTTGTataaaaggttaaaaatatGACTTTATCAATAACATACTGCCACGCTTTGTTAAGGTAGAATAATAAAACACCCAAGAAAAATACAcggctgaagaaaaaaatgaaaaagatgaattGATTTGATCATACTCTAAGTGTGCTCTAAGTCCTGCTTTGATGATAAAGATTTTCATTTAGTTGCTTTAGTGTGGCTTTTTATCATGAACGCAGCTATTCTCCTGATGTTGCATTCCCTTGTATCAACACAATGAGGCTGGGTGTGGGATTGATCATAGATTTTAAGAATCTTTGCATATTATATTCCCCAAGTCCTCTTGTATATTCATATATGTACTTTTCATAATTAAATACATCATAAGTAAGCCAGCAAAACAGCAGAGCTCGATACAGGTGATTTAAATATGCCTCACAATACTAAATCCATACTTTCACTTGGTACAAACTGGACACAGTGATGAAGCTTGGTCGTGTCAAATATTTGTCTTCTCATAATTAAACTTCATGCTTGTGGAATAACAGCTTTGTGctgacttttttgtttaaactgtgAACCAGGGAAACCAATGAGAGGAAGTGGATGTGACAAGTGGGGGGAACTTTGGTTCTGTGTTCCCCTGTTGTTGAGAAACAGTAACACTACTGATTAAAGAGAAAACTCTGTGGTACAGTTAATATTGACCATACACTACTATCCATTTTCTTATCTTTGCAGACGGGCAGGAGATGTGTCATTATATGAGCATATGAATTATAGTATTTTATGAAACCCAAGCCTCCTAAGCAGAAACCTGGTCCTTCTGCCCAGATGACACAAGAACTGCAGAAGTGGAAGAGGAGCAGGGGGTGGACAGGTCTGACTCGTCCACAGTGATGAGGACAGAACAGTCGGTTTGGTCagtggtgatggaggaggttgAGCTGTCAGAGCTCTCGCTATCGGACTGGGAGACGTGGCAGTACTCACGGACAGGACAGGCACGATCATTGTAGTTGGGGTTAAAACTCTCTTTCAGGCCTTTGGAGAGTTGAAGCcaatcctttaaaaaaaaatgcatgaccTCACTTGATTCTGTCAATCACTATGCCACCAGATGGGATTTTCATCAGTTCAATATGGACATTCTGGCAGCAGTGAGTCAAGACTGCAATGTCTCATCAGCTATTGAACAGATGTCCCCATTCAGAATGAATCgtaataactttggtgaacCTCTGGATGCTACTTACCTGCATGTTGTGAGAAATGAGGGATGGCTTGGGAACCACAGGCATGAGGATGATTCTGACTCTGTACGGGAGGTAGGGAAGCGAGGTGAGGTTTATAGAGATATAGAGTAGATATCAATGTcatataatgataatataatCTCAAAATTCTAATTTTGTGTGATTAAGTTTAAGACAAAATACCGATGTAGCTGTCAAattcaaaatacattaaaaatgtgacttttattcCCACCATCACTGgcattctttttttccttaacTGACTGATATTTTTACAGCACAATGCTAACTGATAACAGCTTGTATAAGTTAAGATTGTTGATGCTAGCAATATCAATGAAAAACTAAGAAAATTCGTGCATATTGTTCTGTGGCCACATTATGACCTGATAACTTTACACATGATTTATACATGACTTAAGGGTTAGGGTTACCCAAAACCCAAACCCACCTTTCATGGTGCAGCAAAATCATGACCAGTAGGATGAAGGTCAGAGTGCCCAACAGAAAGAATACTGGGGTCCACACAAACATTAGTTCATTCTTTTGATTTGGGTCTGTCAggtggggagggagagagagagagagagattggaGTGGATTGGAGTAATTATTTCATAATCTTGTACATTTATGCATATACTTTAAACCTTCTTTGTTGTTTAATCATGTATACTTtggtgaaaatgtcacagaaattCATAGGACACATTAAATTTGCTCATTCAAGTACAGgtttaaaggaaaagaagacTTTTACTGCCCAACTGCCAGTACTGGCTATCATATCCATCGTGTTGAAATTCATAAAAAGCCTGTAATTCTTCAATCTGTTTCACATCAGAAATGGGTCAGATTTTAGTCtcatttaagtatttttcaGCTGGTAATTATTATTAAACTGTAAACAGGTCAGGTCATCTGCAGTGAGAATATTGAGGAACTGTTGCGAGTTGTTTGATGGGTAACATAAAAGGCCACTTATGCCATCAGCCTGGAGACAGGATTAGCTACATATATTACATTATGTCAAGCCATACtgacataattattattattattgtagtGTTTTGTAAATTGCCCACATACAGTCTAGGTTCTGTGCCTGAGGCTTGTAAGACTGCAATTTCTATTGGTTTCCTCTAGCCAGAAGAAATCAGTGATTATTTTGTTCTACCGTAAGTTAACAGCTACCGTAAGTTAACAGCctttttcaaagcaaacattttgcaATTTTACCTGTGCTGTTGTTGGATCCCCAGACCACAGGCTCACTCCAGTCACTCCAGTACAAAGACTCTGCACAAGTGCTCCCCAGTTTGCTCCGAACCTGCAGCtcatacactgaatttttggAGGGCATGTTGATGCAGTAACTCTGCAGCCCAATACTGACTAGTGAAACCTGTGGACAATAAAATGGAGTTAAGAAAGGAGATGGGCAATGAAGAAGGACATAAATGAtagtgaaacagaaagaaaaagggggatTATAGATTGaactatctctctcttttttgtttgctttcatttaagTGCTTACATCCCACTCCTTGTTATTGATCCTGCAGCGGATTTCACTCTCCACACAGTTTGAAGAAGTCTGGTTCCAGTAAAACCTCAGGTTTGAGTCGGATCCCATCTGGACAGTCAGGTTGGTTGGTGGATATAACTTGACTGGTGATGATAGAGACCATTTAGTGATATAGaacataaaatgtgatgaaaaggTAATAAGGCAGACATGCCATTATATTTCTATGATTTTTACAGTCCATTTTTGTGAAAATACTAGCATTTTGCCTTTCCTGGAAAAGGTTACAGATTTAAGCTAAAGTTGTACTGTACTTTGCTAGTAGGAGTTCTCTCCTTCCTTAATTGGTTTGCTATTTTGAATAGTACCGCCCAGTGTTGTGTTGCACTCCGGTAAATAAACGTACCTTTCTGTTTAAGCTCAAGCTTACGCTCAAAAGTGTCCTCGCCGTGCACCAGTTTGGTGTAAAATGTCTGGAACCTGTTGAGTTTCTTCTCATAGGGGTGGTTGCATCCaatttttgtgttgttctctGACAGATAGGTGGTGCACtcactgatgtttttgtcaTGGTGGAACCTGTATACAGATCGATATTtagtcattcacacacaagcaaTAGTACGCATATAAACTGTAAACAGGTCAGGTCATCTGCAGTGAGAATATTGGGGAACTATTGCGAGTTGTTTGATGGGTAACATAAAAGGCCACTTATGCCATCAGCCTGGAGACAGGATTAGCTACATATATTACATTATGTCAAGCCATACTTTTTGTGGTGAGGTTTCCCCtgaattttctctttaaatACAATGGCCTGTATTTATCAAAGTTCTCAAAGTTACACCAGAGTTAATGCTGCTTTGTCAATGTGGCTAATAAGAAACACTTAAGTAAATTATTCCTCTATCAAGAAATCATACGATCAGTCGCATATATGCTGAGGAGGAATAGCCAATCAGAGACCAGGAGTTACCCTTCACCTAATTcacattctttcttttaaaaatgtacattttacttGGTGATGTGCTATTCTGCAAAAAGCatgtgttttcaattttttaaaatgtcatattaTGTGTGAAATATCCACCATTATTGTCTCCATTAGCAAATAACATGTACAATTAGTCACCAACTTAAAACTAAACTCTGGAGTGCTTTTAAATTTAAGATGGTTTTAGATCATAAGAAATGTCTTCAATTGTTGAAACTCTACATTGTTAAATTTGAGAATGAGAATAAGAATGAATGATTTTGACTTAAATCCAAAGTTTTACCAATTTTACCAATTTGACTATTTTACTATTTCACTATACCACCATTTTACTTTAGTATTTTGATCAATTCAGATGACATCACAGAAAGTATTTTATGGTTCAAGTTTGTTAGGGTGTTACAGTCGGCAATTACTAACCAGCCGTAAAAGGTGTAGTTGACATCTGGAGTCCCCTGCTTGTTCCAATAACACTGAACATAATTCAGATGCACCACAAGACAGTCCACATCTGTCAGAAACACGAGAGGGTCGAGACCAACAGTTtcattaagaaaataaaacaaaaatgattagGGCGACACAAgtgacacaagcacacatacacaaacacaggcgTGCGCAATAAGGAAATGAGAGCACCATGTCATCAAAGagaatttacagaaaatgactgaaaccaaCGGTTTCATCAAGTTCAATAATACAAGTGTTTAATTTGTCATAATTACATCCTGATCATATTTCAAAACC
Encoded here:
- the snx12 gene encoding sorting nexin-12 isoform X1; protein product: MSEVADTRRLNSKPQDLTDAYGPPSNFLEIDVYDPQIVGVGRNRYTTYEVRMRTNLPIFKLKDSCVRRRYSDFEWLKNELERDSKIVVPSLPGKALKRQLPFRGDEGLFEESFIEERRLGLEQFINRIAGHPLAQNERCLHMFLQEESIDRNYIPGKVRH
- the snx12 gene encoding sorting nexin-12 isoform X2 → MSEVADTRRLNSKPQDLTDAYGPPSNFLEIDVYDPQIVGVGRNRYTTYEVRMRTNLPIFKLKDSCVRRRYSDFEWLKNELERDSKIVVPSLPGKALKRQLPFRGDEGLFEESFIEERRLGLEQFINRIAGHPLAQNERCLHMFLQEESIDRNYIPGKV
- the LOC124070632 gene encoding cytokine receptor common subunit gamma-like; the protein is MMATRLLLLLCLAGHVLAKEPPDVDCLVVHLNYVQCYWNKQGTPDVNYTFYGWFHHDKNISECTTYLSENNTKIGCNHPYEKKLNRFQTFYTKLVHGEDTFERKLELKQKVKLYPPTNLTVQMGSDSNLRFYWNQTSSNCVESEIRCRINNKEWDVSLVSIGLQSYCINMPSKNSVYELQVRSKLGSTCAESLYWSDWSEPVVWGSNNSTDPNQKNELMFVWTPVFFLLGTLTFILLVMILLHHERVRIILMPVVPKPSLISHNMQDWLQLSKGLKESFNPNYNDRACPVREYCHVSQSDSESSDSSTSSITTDQTDCSVLITVDESDLSTPCSSSTSAVLVSSGQKDQVSA